One genomic region from Candidatus Nitrosopumilus koreensis AR1 encodes:
- a CDS encoding citrate synthase has product METKNIGLRGIEVADTRISNIDGEKGKLIYRGFDILDLTKNSTFEETAYLLLYDNLPTKAQLDEFNSKLVEARYIPKQMQKNMGNWRKDADPMDMLQAFVSALAGYYDEEFSNKEASYEKAINLIAKVPTIIASWQRIRNGLPIVDPDSSLSHAANFLYMMSGEKPDPEVEKIFDVCLILHADHTFNASTFTARQVASTRAHMYSAASAAIGALSGELHGGANTEVMKMLLEIQEIEKVEPWIKEKMRAGERIMGMGHAVYRTYDPRAQVLKELSRKLAEKTKEPWFDMTEKIETTTISEMKLQKGKDIYPNVDLYSASIYYMLKIPVDLNTPIFAISRVVGWAAHIIEEKFAEAAPKPALYRPKATYVGKYCGPEGCEYKTLDLRK; this is encoded by the coding sequence ATGGAGACAAAAAACATAGGTTTGAGAGGAATAGAGGTTGCAGATACAAGAATTTCAAACATTGATGGTGAAAAAGGCAAGTTAATTTACAGAGGATTTGATATTTTAGATCTTACAAAAAATTCAACATTTGAGGAAACAGCGTATTTACTGCTGTATGACAACCTACCAACAAAAGCTCAACTAGACGAATTTAATTCAAAACTTGTTGAGGCAAGGTACATTCCAAAACAGATGCAAAAAAACATGGGAAATTGGAGAAAAGATGCCGATCCTATGGACATGCTTCAGGCATTTGTTTCAGCACTTGCAGGATATTATGATGAAGAGTTTTCAAATAAAGAAGCAAGTTATGAAAAGGCAATCAATCTAATTGCCAAGGTACCTACAATAATCGCAAGTTGGCAGAGGATTAGAAACGGATTACCAATTGTAGACCCTGATTCATCTCTAAGCCATGCAGCAAATTTCCTGTATATGATGTCAGGAGAAAAACCAGATCCTGAAGTAGAGAAGATTTTTGATGTATGTTTAATTTTGCATGCAGACCACACATTCAATGCATCAACATTTACAGCTAGACAGGTTGCATCAACAAGGGCTCACATGTATTCAGCAGCCAGTGCCGCAATAGGAGCATTAAGTGGAGAATTACACGGAGGAGCTAACACAGAAGTCATGAAGATGTTATTGGAAATTCAAGAAATTGAAAAAGTTGAGCCTTGGATTAAAGAAAAAATGAGAGCAGGTGAAAGAATCATGGGAATGGGTCATGCAGTGTATAGAACATATGATCCTAGAGCACAAGTACTAAAAGAATTATCAAGAAAACTTGCTGAAAAAACTAAAGAGCCATGGTTTGACATGACAGAAAAAATTGAAACAACAACTATTTCTGAAATGAAATTACAAAAAGGAAAAGATATCTATCCAAATGTGGATTTGTATAGTGCATCAATTTACTATATGCTAAAAATTCCAGTTGATTTGAATACACCGATTTTTGCAATATCCAGAGTTGTCGGATGGGCAGCCCATATTATAGAAGAAAAGTTTGCAGAAGCTGCACCAAAACCAGCACTATACAGACCAAAAGCAACGTATGTTGGAAAATATTGCGGTCCAGAGGGTTGTGAATACAAAACACTAGACTTGAGAAAATAA
- a CDS encoding PPOX class F420-dependent oxidoreductase, producing MKYLEEIESEKYISVETYKKNGTPVRTPVWFTIKDNQIFVVTRVQTGKVKRLKNNTQVKIATYTIKGDIKGKWFSGTVEILDAEKTKDAIKRRDKKYGFFSKMAKFLTKSKGELLAFSIKIK from the coding sequence TTGAAGTATTTAGAAGAAATAGAATCTGAAAAATATATCTCAGTTGAGACATATAAGAAAAATGGAACCCCTGTCAGAACTCCAGTATGGTTTACAATTAAGGACAATCAAATTTTTGTGGTGACTCGGGTTCAAACAGGAAAGGTAAAGCGACTTAAAAACAACACTCAAGTTAAAATTGCAACATATACAATCAAGGGCGACATTAAAGGAAAGTGGTTTTCAGGAACTGTAGAAATTTTAGATGCTGAAAAAACCAAAGATGCAATAAAGAGAAGAGACAAAAAATATGGGTTTTTTTCTAAAATGGCAAAATTCTTGACTAAAAGCAAAGGAGAACTGTTGGCATTTTCAATTAAAATAAAATGA
- the carA gene encoding glutamine-hydrolyzing carbamoyl-phosphate synthase small subunit has translation MDFTRVTITTKKSIHANKYGKLIFDDGTVFDGEGFGYSTTVFGEIVFNTGMVGYTEALTDPSYNGQILTLTYPLVGNYGVPDPTIADEDGIPKFFESDKMQIRGLVVHELSLTASHWNLSLTLDEWMYNEKVPGISGVDTRDITKKLRSSGVMMAALVVSDEEIDVDKVKKELAAAADYNTEQFMDSVSTKTEKIYGDENDTVVVIDTGAKNAIVRNIRELGYKAIVVPWNTSYEKIMSYNPKGVVLSSGPGDPQNCPATIDTAKQLISNNIPTLGICLGAQIIGLAGNTETYKLKYGHRGQNKPCVNLETNQVYVTSQNHGYGITPESLEKSEFNLWFTNADDKTVEGIKHKTKNCIAVQFHPEAAPGPFDCKYVFEELKKLMEK, from the coding sequence GTGGACTTTACGAGGGTCACAATTACTACAAAGAAATCAATCCACGCAAACAAGTATGGAAAGCTGATCTTTGATGATGGGACTGTTTTTGATGGCGAAGGCTTTGGCTATTCTACAACTGTTTTTGGTGAAATTGTCTTTAACACTGGAATGGTTGGATATACTGAAGCGTTAACTGATCCTTCTTACAATGGACAAATTTTGACACTAACTTACCCTCTAGTTGGAAATTACGGTGTTCCCGATCCAACTATTGCTGATGAAGATGGTATACCCAAATTCTTTGAATCTGACAAAATGCAAATTAGAGGCTTGGTGGTACATGAACTATCCCTTACTGCAAGTCATTGGAATCTATCCCTGACTCTTGATGAATGGATGTATAATGAAAAAGTACCTGGAATATCTGGTGTCGATACAAGAGATATCACAAAGAAACTTCGAAGCAGCGGTGTCATGATGGCTGCTCTTGTAGTTTCAGATGAAGAGATTGATGTTGATAAAGTCAAAAAAGAGTTGGCAGCAGCTGCTGATTACAATACAGAGCAATTCATGGATTCTGTTTCAACAAAAACTGAAAAAATCTATGGTGATGAAAATGACACAGTTGTTGTAATTGACACTGGCGCAAAAAATGCAATTGTTAGAAATATTCGAGAACTTGGATACAAAGCAATTGTTGTACCATGGAACACATCTTATGAAAAAATAATGTCTTACAATCCAAAAGGTGTTGTTCTTAGTAGTGGTCCTGGTGATCCACAAAATTGTCCTGCAACAATTGATACTGCCAAACAATTAATTTCAAACAATATTCCAACACTGGGAATTTGTTTAGGTGCTCAAATAATTGGACTTGCAGGAAACACTGAAACTTACAAACTAAAGTATGGGCACCGTGGTCAAAACAAACCATGTGTGAACTTGGAAACAAATCAAGTTTATGTTACTAGTCAAAATCATGGATATGGAATAACACCTGAATCTTTGGAAAAATCAGAATTTAATTTATGGTTTACAAACGCAGATGATAAAACAGTTGAAGGAATCAAACACAAAACAAAAAATTGTATCGCAGTACAATTTCATCCTGAAGCTGCACCTGGACCCTTTGATTGCAAGTATGTTTTTGAAGAACTCAAAAAATTAATGGAGAAATAA
- a CDS encoding RidA family protein, whose amino-acid sequence MSEEKLKELGIELPEAPVPAGNYIPAIKTGNLLFISGQIPLENGKVAYTGKVSDDNLETAQKSAKSCAINILAQIKREVGSLDKVTRVVRLSGFVNSVPEFSQQPKVINPASDLMFEVFGDNGKHSRIAVGVASLPLDSMTEIDAIVEISE is encoded by the coding sequence TTGTCTGAAGAAAAACTCAAAGAATTAGGAATAGAGTTACCAGAAGCACCAGTTCCTGCAGGAAATTATATTCCAGCCATCAAAACAGGAAATTTACTTTTCATATCAGGTCAAATTCCACTAGAAAACGGCAAAGTAGCATATACAGGAAAAGTTTCTGATGACAATCTAGAAACTGCTCAGAAATCAGCAAAAAGTTGTGCCATAAACATACTAGCCCAAATCAAAAGAGAGGTTGGAAGTTTGGATAAAGTAACAAGAGTTGTAAGGCTGTCAGGATTTGTAAATTCAGTTCCAGAATTTTCCCAACAACCAAAAGTGATTAATCCTGCATCAGACTTGATGTTTGAAGTTTTTGGAGACAATGGAAAACATTCAAGAATTGCAGTAGGAGTTGCAAGTTTACCACTTGACTCAATGACTGAGATTGATGCAATAGTTGAGATTTCTGAATGA
- a CDS encoding plastocyanin/azurin family copper-binding protein produces the protein MAGIDKAAIGWSIAIVVIGVAIAFAGQSGQDLSIAVNTPTIVKDTASEMTSATKEVVDPFADIAAKVKENPKEVMKEAEKATSDIAKEAEEVVEDIGETIKEETEKHAPGPETHTVNIPAGTSVPGCEETNACYLPADIIIFAGDTVEWVNGDTAAHTVTGGSPADGPSGVFDSSLVMGSASYSFTFNDAGSYDYFCMVHPWMVGNVQVN, from the coding sequence ATGGCAGGTATAGACAAAGCTGCAATTGGATGGTCAATTGCGATTGTAGTCATAGGAGTAGCTATAGCATTTGCAGGTCAATCAGGTCAAGATCTAAGCATTGCAGTAAATACACCTACGATTGTAAAAGACACAGCATCTGAAATGACATCAGCAACAAAAGAAGTTGTTGATCCATTTGCAGATATTGCAGCTAAAGTAAAAGAAAATCCTAAAGAAGTGATGAAAGAAGCTGAAAAAGCAACCTCAGACATAGCTAAAGAAGCTGAAGAAGTTGTTGAAGACATAGGTGAAACTATCAAAGAAGAGACTGAAAAACACGCACCAGGTCCAGAAACTCACACAGTTAACATTCCAGCAGGAACTTCAGTTCCAGGATGTGAAGAAACTAACGCATGTTACTTACCAGCAGACATCATAATATTTGCTGGAGACACAGTAGAATGGGTTAATGGAGACACAGCAGCACACACAGTTACTGGCGGAAGTCCAGCAGATGGACCATCTGGTGTCTTTGACAGCAGTCTAGTAATGGGTTCAGCATCTTATTCATTCACATTCAATGATGCAGGAAGTTATGATTACTTCTGTATGGTACATCCATGGATGGTTGGAAACGTTCAAGTGAACTAA
- a CDS encoding helicase-related protein yields MKIFPAKHYLIAKDVRKKAVQSIKDELKKRLPELNELEKQRLEMRTKYDLEMIEELGYCSGIENYSRHFDGRKPGEKAFCLMDFFGDDYLLVIDESHVTLPQLHGMYKGDHSRKKELVTYGFRLPSAYDNRPLKFEEFEKYIQNTIFVSATPADYEKKISTQIAEQLVRPTGLLDPKVEIRPTKNQMDDLIQEINKKVANSERVLVTTLTKRMAEDLAEYLSKKQVRVRYMHSEIEGLQRTELIRQLRLGEFDVLVGINLLREGLDIPEVSLVAILDADKEGFLRNFTSLIQTFGRAARNENGNVIMYADNITNSMKNAMDETKRRREKQIKYNKDHNITPKTIIKSVPEQVTTLDDSKLKSTHDIAADIIDLESQMKKYSEELDFERAIECRDRIKRLEKEIQLKNDRK; encoded by the coding sequence ATGAAGATTTTTCCTGCAAAACACTATCTTATTGCAAAAGATGTTAGAAAAAAGGCAGTACAATCAATTAAAGATGAACTAAAAAAACGTCTACCTGAATTAAACGAATTAGAAAAACAAAGACTTGAAATGAGAACAAAATATGATTTGGAAATGATTGAGGAATTAGGATATTGCTCTGGAATTGAAAACTATTCTCGACATTTTGATGGACGTAAACCTGGAGAAAAAGCATTTTGTTTGATGGATTTTTTTGGAGATGATTATTTGCTGGTAATTGATGAATCTCATGTTACATTACCACAATTACATGGAATGTACAAAGGTGATCATTCTCGTAAAAAAGAATTAGTTACTTATGGATTCAGACTACCCAGTGCATATGATAACCGTCCATTGAAATTTGAAGAATTTGAAAAGTATATTCAAAACACCATATTTGTTTCAGCAACTCCTGCCGACTATGAGAAGAAAATTTCTACGCAAATTGCAGAACAACTTGTCAGACCTACTGGATTGTTAGACCCTAAAGTCGAAATTAGGCCTACAAAAAACCAAATGGATGACCTAATACAAGAAATCAACAAAAAAGTAGCAAACTCTGAGCGTGTTTTGGTCACCACTCTGACTAAAAGGATGGCCGAAGATTTGGCTGAATATCTATCTAAAAAACAAGTACGAGTGCGATACATGCACTCTGAAATCGAAGGGTTGCAGAGAACAGAGTTAATACGACAATTGCGTCTTGGAGAATTTGATGTTCTAGTTGGAATAAACTTGCTTAGGGAAGGGTTGGATATACCTGAAGTATCACTAGTTGCCATTTTGGATGCTGATAAGGAAGGCTTTCTTAGAAATTTTACCAGTTTGATTCAAACATTTGGTAGAGCTGCAAGAAATGAAAATGGAAATGTAATCATGTATGCTGATAATATTACTAACTCTATGAAAAATGCAATGGATGAAACCAAACGTCGTCGAGAAAAACAAATCAAATACAACAAAGATCATAACATTACCCCAAAGACAATCATCAAATCTGTTCCAGAACAGGTAACAACACTAGATGATTCAAAATTAAAATCAACACATGATATTGCAGCTGATATTATTGATTTGGAATCTCAGATGAAAAAATATTCTGAAGAATTGGACTTTGAACGTGCAATTGAGTGTAGGGATAGAATAAAAAGACTGGAAAAGGAGATTCAACTAAAAAATGACCGAAAATAA
- a CDS encoding AAA family ATPase encodes MSMAPQELENTASKYASEAIKFDSQGARGMAIAHYQHAIDALVKLLQLYPTSKLNQIYKERCNSYHNRINALQQAHGVEPAVDPKASEEEQKKSVQRQENENDFEELIMKEKPDVTWDQVIGLDDAKSALRESIVYPTKRPDLFPLGWPKGMLLYGPPGTGKTMLAAATANEMDGYFINVDASSMMSKWLGEAEKNVSKLFSMARQYAEKEGKPVILFVDEVDSLLGSRNSEVGGEVRTKNQFLTEMDGVNGKGKDLMMYVIGATNKPWSLDWPFLRRFQKRIYVSLPTQAARENLFKQYTAKLNKDYKVNPSELAKLFDGYSASDIKDICQAAQIKTVHEIFNAPDYHEPIEGEEPVQPRELTTADFKDIMARRKPSVSTEMIRAYHKWSEEFQAL; translated from the coding sequence ATGAGTATGGCTCCCCAAGAATTAGAAAATACTGCAAGCAAATATGCCTCTGAGGCTATCAAGTTCGATTCTCAAGGCGCTCGTGGCATGGCAATTGCTCATTACCAACATGCAATTGATGCTTTGGTAAAATTACTGCAATTATATCCTACCAGTAAACTAAACCAAATTTACAAAGAAAGATGTAACTCTTATCATAATAGAATCAATGCATTACAACAGGCACATGGTGTTGAGCCTGCAGTGGATCCTAAAGCTTCTGAAGAAGAACAAAAGAAATCTGTTCAAAGACAAGAAAACGAAAATGATTTTGAAGAATTAATCATGAAAGAAAAACCAGATGTAACTTGGGACCAAGTTATTGGTTTGGATGATGCTAAAAGCGCATTACGTGAATCTATTGTTTATCCAACTAAAAGGCCTGATTTGTTCCCATTGGGATGGCCTAAAGGAATGTTACTTTATGGGCCACCTGGAACTGGTAAAACAATGCTTGCAGCTGCCACGGCAAACGAAATGGATGGGTATTTCATCAATGTTGATGCATCTTCTATGATGAGCAAATGGTTAGGTGAGGCAGAGAAAAATGTTTCAAAATTATTCTCTATGGCAAGACAATATGCTGAAAAAGAAGGCAAGCCTGTTATTTTGTTTGTAGATGAAGTTGACTCTCTGTTGGGTTCTAGAAACAGCGAAGTTGGCGGAGAAGTTAGAACCAAAAATCAATTCCTAACTGAGATGGATGGTGTAAATGGTAAAGGGAAAGATTTGATGATGTATGTAATTGGTGCCACAAACAAACCCTGGAGTCTTGATTGGCCTTTCCTCAGAAGATTCCAAAAGAGAATTTATGTATCATTACCAACACAAGCAGCACGAGAAAATCTATTCAAACAATACACTGCTAAACTAAATAAAGACTACAAAGTTAATCCCTCTGAATTAGCAAAACTATTTGATGGTTACAGCGCTAGTGACATCAAAGACATATGTCAAGCTGCTCAGATTAAAACAGTCCATGAGATTTTCAATGCTCCTGATTATCATGAACCAATTGAGGGTGAAGAACCAGTTCAACCAAGAGAACTCACTACAGCTGATTTCAAAGATATCATGGCAAGAAGAAAACCAAGTGTTTCAACTGAAATGATTCGTGCATATCACAAATGGAGCGAAGAGTTCCAAGCACTATAA
- a CDS encoding TrmB family transcriptional regulator, translating to MVNEHALTVSLEEFGLSKYEAQAYVALIAKGTISAGELAYYSEIPRTKIYPTLLKLENKKLAIISKSKPIMCTAIAPEDAFDGIIHEQINKVNAMNSLVSNLKKASEESRKSRGSEEKRYFHISANNVLEQLQTMIEGSKSSIKIMADQWGFGLLAECKEQLVSVLRRNLDVKVLVSPAQICSESYRAIPDGIEIRASDTTQNCFIFDETELLMINNDNGKAAVFSSTDILGVNQEKVFSQVWKNATKTKALADMTKVEAQEIYKIIKTINEIGLTHILNSTMFSKKPEFDLFKLLEKNGVSLKSKSLDDIIEMMDAVLQITCSGHVNFEANTKNITVESKLNSGHSLPWVSVLDNCLQKQGYKTRKIFQNNSNKGEKVHIKISKN from the coding sequence ATGGTCAATGAGCACGCATTAACAGTTAGCCTTGAAGAATTTGGCTTGAGTAAATATGAAGCACAAGCATATGTAGCATTAATTGCTAAAGGTACAATTTCAGCAGGAGAATTAGCATATTATTCAGAAATACCAAGAACCAAGATTTATCCAACTTTACTCAAACTTGAAAACAAGAAGCTGGCAATAATCTCAAAAAGTAAGCCAATAATGTGTACAGCTATTGCTCCTGAAGATGCATTTGATGGAATTATTCATGAGCAAATTAACAAAGTAAATGCAATGAACTCACTAGTATCAAACCTCAAAAAGGCAAGTGAAGAAAGTAGAAAATCAAGAGGATCAGAAGAGAAGAGATATTTTCACATTAGTGCAAATAACGTATTAGAGCAACTTCAAACCATGATTGAAGGAAGTAAATCATCAATCAAAATTATGGCAGATCAATGGGGTTTTGGATTATTGGCAGAATGTAAAGAACAGCTAGTGTCAGTCTTACGTCGAAACTTAGACGTTAAGGTATTAGTTTCACCAGCACAAATCTGCTCAGAATCATACAGAGCAATTCCAGATGGAATAGAAATCAGAGCTTCAGATACTACACAGAATTGTTTTATTTTTGATGAAACAGAATTACTAATGATAAACAATGACAATGGCAAAGCAGCAGTATTTTCATCAACAGATATTCTTGGAGTGAATCAGGAGAAAGTGTTTTCACAGGTTTGGAAAAATGCAACAAAAACAAAAGCACTTGCAGACATGACAAAAGTAGAGGCACAAGAAATTTACAAAATTATCAAAACAATAAACGAGATAGGGTTGACACATATTCTAAACTCTACAATGTTTTCAAAAAAACCAGAATTTGATTTATTCAAACTATTAGAAAAAAATGGTGTTTCTTTAAAATCAAAGTCACTAGATGATATTATTGAAATGATGGATGCAGTATTACAGATTACATGTTCAGGACATGTGAATTTTGAGGCAAACACAAAAAACATCACAGTTGAATCAAAGCTAAATAGTGGTCATTCTTTGCCATGGGTTTCAGTTTTGGATAATTGTCTACAAAAACAAGGATACAAAACAAGAAAAATTTTCCAAAACAACTCAAACAAAGGCGAAAAAGTACACATCAAAATAAGTAAAAACTAA
- the uvrC gene encoding excinuclease ABC subunit UvrC → MTFDISKITIPTDPGIYLMKDSDGKIIYIGKAKNLKKRVKSYFLKNQNYKTQKLVQNISDIEFVLTDNESEAFLLESNMIKKYRPRFNIELKDQQRYTYLRISDEKYPRLLVARRTRDGKFLGKGKTFGPFTQGSSKLLTIGALRKAFQIRICKTLPKKVCLEYHLGNCEGPCEFKAAQDRYSKHVAALEEVLKGKNQTKIFTKKLEEEMHQAADLQQFERAKDIRDTLIRLGSLQTKQKMEYVENSDEEYFGIGIQEQSATVMNFRMINGVIRDSDKFFFDLVGDNSFSNFLYQYYSTHKIPKFIIVSELPENQKLLESLLSEQAGFSVKISTPNKGKKKDIMNLILKNIKLIHSKGGEPGLAELKEILNLPETPNIIECFDISNHGEDFAVGSMARFVGGKPHKSGYRKFKIKTVSGRDDFAMIGEVIKRRYYRLLEENSELPDLVVIDGGKGQLSAATKSLQSLGLKLPCISLAKENEEVYVPKNKKPVIIAKNKPSLKILQHVRDETHRFGVAYNRTIRKNQIK, encoded by the coding sequence ATGACTTTTGATATTTCTAAGATTACAATTCCTACTGATCCTGGCATCTATTTGATGAAAGATTCTGATGGAAAAATAATTTACATTGGAAAAGCAAAAAATCTCAAAAAGCGTGTAAAGTCATATTTTTTAAAAAATCAAAACTACAAAACACAAAAACTAGTTCAAAATATTTCTGATATTGAATTTGTTCTGACTGATAATGAAAGTGAAGCATTTCTTTTAGAATCAAATATGATCAAAAAGTATCGTCCAAGATTTAATATTGAATTAAAAGATCAACAACGATACACCTACCTTAGAATTTCTGATGAAAAATACCCTAGGTTGTTGGTTGCAAGACGTACTAGGGATGGAAAATTCTTGGGCAAGGGAAAAACTTTTGGCCCGTTTACTCAGGGTAGTTCTAAATTACTTACAATAGGTGCATTACGTAAGGCATTTCAAATTAGAATTTGTAAAACTCTGCCAAAAAAAGTCTGCCTTGAATATCACTTGGGAAACTGTGAAGGCCCATGTGAATTTAAGGCTGCTCAAGACCGATACTCAAAACATGTTGCTGCCTTGGAAGAAGTGCTTAAAGGAAAAAATCAAACCAAAATTTTTACCAAAAAATTAGAAGAAGAGATGCATCAGGCAGCTGATCTGCAACAATTTGAGCGTGCAAAAGACATCCGTGACACCTTGATTCGACTAGGTAGTCTCCAAACAAAACAAAAAATGGAGTATGTTGAAAATTCTGATGAAGAATATTTTGGTATAGGGATTCAAGAACAATCTGCCACTGTAATGAATTTTAGAATGATCAATGGTGTGATTCGAGATAGCGACAAATTCTTTTTTGATTTAGTTGGTGATAATTCTTTTTCAAATTTTCTTTATCAATACTATTCTACACATAAAATCCCAAAATTCATTATTGTTAGTGAACTTCCTGAAAATCAAAAACTTTTAGAATCTTTACTTTCGGAGCAAGCTGGGTTTTCTGTAAAAATTTCCACTCCTAACAAAGGTAAGAAAAAAGATATCATGAATCTGATTCTAAAAAATATCAAACTTATCCATTCAAAAGGAGGTGAACCTGGACTAGCTGAACTAAAAGAAATTCTCAATCTTCCTGAAACACCAAACATCATTGAATGTTTTGACATTTCAAATCATGGTGAAGACTTTGCTGTAGGATCAATGGCTAGGTTTGTTGGAGGTAAACCACACAAATCAGGATATAGAAAATTCAAAATTAAAACAGTATCTGGTAGAGATGATTTTGCCATGATTGGCGAAGTCATTAAAAGAAGATATTATAGATTATTAGAAGAAAATTCTGAATTACCTGATTTGGTGGTAATTGATGGTGGTAAAGGACAACTTAGTGCTGCTACAAAGTCTTTACAGTCACTTGGTCTGAAACTTCCTTGCATCTCTTTGGCAAAAGAAAATGAAGAAGTTTATGTTCCAAAAAACAAAAAACCTGTTATTATTGCAAAAAATAAACCTTCTTTGAAAATTTTACAACATGTTAGAGATGAGACTCATAGATTTGGTGTGGCATATAACAGAACTATAAGAAAAAATCAGATAAAATAA